The Blastocatellia bacterium genome includes a window with the following:
- a CDS encoding TetR/AcrR family transcriptional regulator: MPTARRVAQTNGKSEAILRAAIKVFARSGFFNAKVADVAREAGVADGTVYLYFKNKDDILVSIFNHVMDEALGAGRRRLDEVSDPREKLERIVHAHLDRLGRDRDLAIVFQVELRSSTKFMEQFSATKISEYLDLIRGVIEEGQRGGFFRKGLNTTIAAKVLFGALDEMATNWVLSRRRYSLISTADSVIDLLLNGLQAAPPRKGNG, translated from the coding sequence ATGCCAACCGCACGGCGCGTCGCGCAAACCAACGGCAAGTCCGAAGCCATCCTGCGGGCGGCGATCAAGGTCTTTGCGCGCAGCGGCTTTTTCAACGCGAAGGTTGCCGATGTTGCTCGCGAGGCCGGCGTCGCCGACGGCACCGTCTACCTTTACTTCAAGAATAAAGATGACATCCTGGTGTCGATCTTCAATCACGTCATGGACGAGGCGCTCGGCGCGGGCCGCCGCCGGCTCGACGAAGTCAGCGACCCGCGCGAAAAGCTCGAGCGCATCGTCCACGCACACCTCGACCGACTGGGCCGCGACCGCGACCTGGCCATCGTCTTTCAGGTCGAGCTGCGCTCGTCTACTAAATTCATGGAGCAGTTTTCGGCAACCAAGATCAGCGAATACCTCGACTTGATTCGCGGCGTCATTGAAGAGGGGCAGCGCGGCGGCTTCTTTCGCAAAGGCTTAAACACGACAATCGCCGCCAAGGTGTTGTTTGGGGCGCTCGACGAGATGGCAACCAACTGGGTCTTGAGCCGCCGGCGCTATAGCCTGATTTCGACCGCCGACTCGGTGATCGATCTGCTGCTGAACGGCCTGCAAGCCGCGCCGCCGCGCAAAGGTAACGGATGA
- a CDS encoding long-chain fatty acid--CoA ligase, with protein MTAEPRTLNEVFNLAVTRFRDDEFLRFKRGGGWQSLTYGEVARRVRELALGLIRHGIERGDRVAIWSENRPEWNLADLATLATGAVDVPIYTTQSPDQVEYILNDSAARAIFVSGPFLDKLLELKPQLPSLELVFVFDEPATGGEAVVRAESLTNAGRALYGEQPALYETLWRAAQPEDLATLLYTSGTTGDPKGVMLTHKNLTANTLLSYRWSALENRRDRVLTYLPFTHIFERAMWYLFLYAGAVVSYAESIDSVAANLVEVRPTVMTSVPRMFEKIYARIIERGLGAGFPKKQIFLWALGVGHDWAVRRNEGRPAGWWLSLQHRIADKLVFSKWREAVGGRIRVFISGGAPLAPEIAYLFAAAGLPILQGYGMTETSPSISCNTETRNRIGTVGPVLDGVEVKIADDGEILVKGDTVMKGYYNRPAENAAAFTEDGWLRTGDIGHLDEDGFLVITDRKKELIKTSGGKYVAPQRVESMIKSSRFVAQVFVVGNARKFPAALIVPNLELLRSYAEMKGIEYESDSDLLRHPRIIDLMQRQVDKYTAELGQWEKVKRVALLAKELTIESGDLTPTLKARRSVIENHYASEIDRLYADDRNPVTVAARR; from the coding sequence ATGACCGCAGAGCCACGCACACTGAACGAAGTTTTCAACCTTGCGGTCACGCGCTTCCGCGATGATGAATTCCTGCGCTTCAAGCGCGGCGGCGGGTGGCAATCGTTGACCTATGGCGAAGTGGCTCGCCGGGTCCGTGAGCTGGCGCTGGGGCTTATCCGGCATGGTATCGAGCGTGGTGACCGCGTCGCGATCTGGTCGGAGAATCGTCCGGAATGGAACTTGGCCGATCTGGCGACCCTGGCGACGGGCGCCGTAGACGTGCCGATCTATACCACGCAGTCGCCCGATCAGGTCGAATACATTCTCAACGATTCGGCGGCGCGTGCCATCTTCGTTTCGGGCCCGTTCCTTGACAAGCTCCTGGAGTTGAAGCCGCAATTGCCGTCGCTTGAGTTGGTCTTCGTCTTTGACGAGCCGGCCACAGGCGGCGAAGCGGTAGTCCGCGCCGAAAGCCTGACGAACGCAGGCCGCGCGCTCTACGGCGAGCAGCCCGCCCTCTACGAAACACTTTGGCGGGCGGCGCAGCCCGAAGACCTGGCAACTCTGCTTTACACATCGGGGACGACCGGCGACCCGAAAGGCGTGATGCTGACGCATAAGAATCTGACGGCCAACACGCTGTTGAGCTATCGCTGGAGCGCGCTCGAAAACCGGCGCGACCGTGTCCTGACCTACCTGCCGTTCACACACATCTTCGAGCGCGCGATGTGGTATCTCTTCCTGTATGCCGGCGCGGTGGTTTCTTACGCAGAGAGCATTGACAGCGTCGCCGCCAATCTTGTCGAAGTCCGCCCGACGGTGATGACCAGCGTGCCGCGGATGTTCGAGAAGATCTATGCGCGCATCATCGAGCGCGGCCTCGGGGCAGGATTCCCGAAGAAGCAAATCTTTCTCTGGGCGCTCGGCGTAGGTCATGACTGGGCGGTGCGGCGTAATGAGGGGAGACCTGCGGGCTGGTGGCTATCCCTGCAACACCGCATTGCCGACAAGCTGGTCTTCAGCAAATGGCGCGAAGCAGTCGGCGGGCGGATTCGCGTTTTTATTTCGGGCGGCGCGCCGCTCGCCCCGGAGATCGCCTATCTTTTCGCCGCCGCGGGCCTGCCGATCTTGCAAGGCTACGGCATGACCGAAACCTCGCCTTCGATCTCGTGCAACACCGAAACCCGGAATCGCATTGGCACGGTCGGCCCTGTGCTTGACGGCGTAGAGGTGAAGATTGCCGACGACGGCGAAATCCTCGTCAAAGGCGACACGGTGATGAAGGGCTATTACAACCGCCCCGCAGAGAATGCCGCGGCCTTTACCGAGGATGGCTGGCTGCGCACTGGCGACATCGGCCATCTCGATGAAGACGGGTTTCTGGTGATCACCGACCGCAAGAAAGAGTTGATCAAGACGAGCGGCGGCAAGTACGTTGCGCCGCAGCGTGTCGAGAGCATGATCAAGTCTTCGCGCTTCGTCGCGCAGGTCTTCGTCGTCGGCAACGCTCGCAAGTTTCCAGCGGCCTTGATCGTGCCGAATCTGGAATTGCTGCGGAGCTACGCAGAGATGAAAGGAATCGAATACGAGTCGGACAGCGACCTGCTGCGACATCCACGCATCATCGACCTGATGCAGCGCCAGGTGGACAAATACACTGCCGAGCTGGGCCAGTGGGAGAAGGTAAAGCGCGTCGCCTTGCTGGCCAAAGAGCTGACGATTGAATCAGGCGACCTGACGCCGACGCTGAAAGCGCGCCGCAGCGTCATCGAGAATCATTACGCCTCAGAGATTGATCGCCTATACGCAGACGACCGCAACCCGGTCACGGTGGCGGCGCGGCGCTAG
- a CDS encoding 3-hydroxyacyl-CoA dehydrogenase NAD-binding domain-containing protein, protein MSYKINKVAVLGAGTMGAQIAAHFANAGVEVLLLDMSPAELAAQEAKRGLTLDSRAVRNRIVNGGFEAARKIKPAAFFAASVAGLITTGNYTDDLEKLAGVDWIVEAIVEKLDIKRDLYAQVEAHRRPGTIVTSNTSGLPIAALAEGRSEDFRRHFLGTHFFNPPRYLKLLEIIPTPDTAAEVTSLVADFCDRRLGKGIVYAKDTPNFIANRIASFSSLNAIRVMLDGEYSIEEVDAMTGPLIGRPKSASFRTTDIVGLDTALYVAENLYPMVPHDEKRDALVPPDFLREMVKRGWVGNKAGQGFYKRVKGEGGKTEYWVIDYKTLEYRPAEKVRQPAIEAARAIDNKAERIRTLIYGKDRVGEFLWKTISANLIYAANRIPEISDDILNIDNAVRWGFNYDLGPFELWDVIGVEKSVARMREDGETIPPLVEKLLASGKSSFYERREGRTYYFDLESGDYREAPQQSGVLILKSLKERQRVIKKNGAASLIDIGDGVACLEFHSKMNAIGADTVAMMNSAVKEVGENFEALVIGNQAENFSVGANIMLLLLGIQEGEWDEIGMSVRQFQNANMNLRYSAKPVVVATHGMALGGGCEVTMHGDRARAAAETYLGLVEVGVGLIPAGGGVKELVLRATEGAASGGDLFARIRKVSETIATAKVSTSAFEARELGFLRDTDPITMNRDRLIEDAKQTALAMVREGYVAPHPRTDIPVLGEAALAPIKLAIHMMVRGGYISEYDAHVARKLAYIITGGDLTHAAQVSEQYLLDLEREAFVSLCGERKTQERIQHMLKTGKPLRN, encoded by the coding sequence GTGAGCTACAAAATCAATAAAGTTGCCGTGCTGGGGGCGGGGACGATGGGCGCGCAGATCGCCGCGCACTTTGCCAACGCCGGAGTTGAAGTGTTGCTGCTTGACATGTCGCCCGCCGAGTTGGCCGCGCAAGAAGCCAAGCGCGGGCTAACGCTCGACAGCCGGGCGGTGCGCAACCGCATCGTCAATGGCGGGTTCGAGGCGGCGCGAAAGATCAAGCCGGCGGCTTTCTTCGCCGCTTCAGTCGCGGGTCTGATAACGACCGGGAATTATACGGATGACCTTGAAAAGCTGGCGGGGGTGGATTGGATCGTTGAAGCCATCGTCGAAAAGCTCGACATCAAGCGCGACCTCTATGCGCAGGTTGAAGCGCATCGGCGGCCCGGCACGATTGTCACCTCAAACACTTCGGGCCTGCCCATCGCCGCGCTGGCCGAAGGGCGCAGTGAAGACTTTCGCCGCCATTTTCTCGGCACGCACTTCTTCAACCCGCCGCGCTACCTGAAGCTGTTAGAGATCATTCCGACGCCCGACACCGCGGCAGAAGTCACAAGCCTTGTCGCTGACTTCTGTGACCGCCGTCTCGGGAAGGGAATCGTTTACGCGAAAGACACGCCGAACTTCATCGCCAATCGCATCGCCTCGTTCAGCTCGCTGAATGCCATTCGCGTCATGCTCGACGGCGAATATTCGATTGAAGAAGTGGATGCGATGACCGGCCCGCTGATCGGGCGCCCGAAATCCGCGTCCTTTCGCACGACTGACATCGTCGGCCTCGACACGGCGCTTTATGTCGCCGAGAACCTCTACCCGATGGTGCCGCATGACGAGAAGCGTGACGCGCTGGTGCCGCCGGACTTTCTCCGCGAGATGGTCAAGCGCGGCTGGGTAGGCAACAAAGCCGGCCAGGGCTTTTACAAGCGCGTCAAAGGCGAAGGCGGGAAGACGGAGTACTGGGTCATCGATTACAAAACCCTCGAATACCGCCCGGCTGAAAAAGTCCGCCAGCCGGCCATCGAAGCCGCCAGGGCGATAGACAATAAAGCCGAGCGCATCCGCACGTTGATCTATGGCAAAGATCGCGTCGGCGAGTTTCTCTGGAAGACGATCAGCGCCAACCTCATCTATGCCGCGAACCGCATCCCTGAGATCAGCGACGACATCCTGAACATCGATAACGCCGTGCGCTGGGGCTTTAATTATGACCTCGGCCCCTTCGAGCTGTGGGATGTGATCGGCGTCGAAAAGTCTGTCGCGCGCATGCGAGAAGACGGTGAGACGATCCCGCCGCTGGTCGAGAAGCTGCTCGCTTCAGGCAAGTCGAGCTTCTATGAACGCCGCGAAGGTCGCACCTATTACTTCGACCTTGAATCGGGCGATTATCGAGAAGCGCCGCAGCAATCGGGGGTGTTGATTCTCAAGTCGCTCAAGGAGCGCCAGCGGGTCATCAAGAAGAATGGCGCGGCGTCGCTGATAGACATCGGCGATGGCGTCGCTTGCCTGGAGTTTCACTCAAAGATGAACGCCATCGGCGCCGACACCGTGGCGATGATGAATTCCGCGGTCAAAGAGGTCGGTGAGAACTTCGAGGCGCTGGTCATTGGTAATCAGGCGGAGAACTTCTCGGTCGGCGCCAATATCATGTTGCTGCTGCTCGGCATTCAGGAAGGCGAGTGGGACGAGATCGGCATGTCCGTGCGGCAGTTCCAGAACGCCAATATGAATCTGCGCTATTCGGCGAAGCCCGTCGTCGTGGCGACGCACGGCATGGCGCTCGGCGGCGGCTGCGAAGTGACGATGCACGGTGACCGAGCGCGAGCGGCGGCTGAAACCTACCTGGGTCTGGTTGAAGTCGGCGTCGGCTTGATCCCCGCGGGCGGCGGCGTCAAAGAACTGGTGCTGCGCGCCACTGAAGGCGCGGCTTCTGGCGGTGACCTCTTTGCCCGCATCCGCAAGGTGTCGGAAACGATTGCGACGGCGAAGGTATCAACCAGCGCTTTCGAGGCGCGCGAGCTTGGCTTCTTGCGTGACACTGACCCGATCACGATGAACCGTGACCGCTTGATCGAAGACGCCAAGCAGACGGCCCTGGCGATGGTGCGCGAAGGCTACGTCGCGCCGCACCCGCGCACAGACATTCCGGTGCTGGGCGAAGCGGCGCTCGCGCCCATTAAGCTGGCGATTCACATGATGGTGCGCGGCGGCTACATCAGCGAATATGACGCGCACGTCGCCCGTAAGCTGGCTTACATTATCACCGGCGGCGATCTGACGCACGCCGCGCAGGTGAGCGAGCAATACCTGCTCGACCTGGAGCGCGAAGCGTTCGTGTCGCTGTGCGGCGAGCGCAAGACGCAGGAGCGCATTCAGCACATGCTGAAGACCGGCAAGCCGCTGCGCAACTGA
- a CDS encoding acetyl-CoA C-acyltransferase, producing the protein MKEAVIVSAARTAVGKAPRGTLKDTRPDDMAAAAIKAALERAPGLDPALVEDVVMGCATPEAEAGMNVARQAGWLAGLPKETSAVTINRFCSSGLQAIAFAAERIMAGWADCVVAGGTETMSMIPMGGHTIRPNPTLVEQWPDYFLNMGLTAENLAQKYSISRQEADEFSLVSHQKAVEAIQSGRFKEEITPLQVHNVELDTKGKRAVKEFTFDTDEGPRADTSLDALGKLRPAFHARGTVTAGNSSQTSDGAAAAIVMSSDKAGDLGLKPMARFVAYATAGVSPDYMGIGPVAAVPKALRIAGLTLDQIDLIELNEAFAAQALAVIKELGINRDRVNVNGGAVALGHPLGCTGAKLTATILHEMRRRNARYGLVTMCVGGGMGAAGIFELLN; encoded by the coding sequence ATGAAAGAAGCAGTGATTGTTTCAGCGGCGCGGACCGCCGTCGGCAAAGCGCCGCGCGGCACTCTGAAAGACACGCGGCCCGACGACATGGCGGCGGCGGCAATCAAGGCGGCGCTTGAGCGAGCGCCCGGACTCGACCCGGCATTGGTCGAAGACGTGGTGATGGGCTGCGCGACTCCGGAAGCCGAGGCGGGCATGAATGTTGCCCGGCAGGCAGGCTGGCTGGCGGGGCTGCCGAAAGAAACATCGGCGGTGACGATCAACCGTTTCTGCTCGTCTGGCCTGCAAGCCATCGCCTTTGCCGCCGAGCGCATTATGGCCGGCTGGGCAGACTGTGTCGTTGCCGGCGGCACCGAAACGATGAGCATGATTCCGATGGGCGGCCACACGATTCGCCCGAACCCGACGCTCGTCGAGCAATGGCCGGATTACTTCTTGAATATGGGATTGACGGCAGAGAACCTGGCGCAGAAGTATTCCATCTCGCGCCAGGAGGCCGACGAGTTCTCGCTCGTCAGCCATCAAAAGGCTGTCGAAGCCATTCAATCCGGCAGGTTCAAAGAAGAGATTACGCCGCTCCAGGTTCATAACGTCGAGCTCGACACAAAAGGCAAGCGCGCGGTCAAAGAATTTACTTTCGATACCGACGAAGGGCCGCGCGCCGACACTTCGCTCGACGCGTTAGGCAAACTGCGACCGGCCTTTCACGCGCGCGGCACAGTGACGGCGGGCAACTCTTCGCAGACTTCAGACGGCGCGGCGGCGGCTATTGTCATGTCTTCTGACAAGGCCGGTGATCTTGGGCTGAAGCCGATGGCGCGATTTGTCGCCTATGCCACGGCCGGCGTCTCGCCTGATTACATGGGCATCGGGCCTGTGGCGGCGGTGCCGAAAGCCTTGCGAATCGCCGGCCTGACGCTCGATCAGATCGACCTCATCGAGCTGAACGAAGCCTTCGCGGCGCAGGCACTCGCCGTCATCAAAGAGCTTGGCATCAACCGGGACCGTGTGAATGTCAATGGCGGCGCGGTGGCGCTCGGCCACCCGCTCGGCTGCACCGGCGCCAAGCTGACGGCGACCATCCTGCACGAGATGCGCCGTCGCAACGCCCGCTATGGCCTGGTGACCATGTGTGTCGGCGGCGGCATGGGCGCGGCAGGCATTTTTGAATTGTTAAATTAG